Proteins encoded by one window of Arachis ipaensis cultivar K30076 chromosome B04, Araip1.1, whole genome shotgun sequence:
- the LOC107639734 gene encoding pentatricopeptide repeat-containing protein At1g56690, mitochondrial-like isoform X2 yields the protein MLSHTLRHATSRYRRRFFPTIIMQLFRTHCTATTNLISHFARTGQISHAHKVFDQIPQPQRTTASWNALISGYFQTRQPHLALQLFDQMPQRNTVSFNTLISGFIKNRMIVESRRVFDTMPDRNVVSWTSMVRGYVQMGMLEEAEALFWQMPDKNVVSWTVMLGGLLQSGRFEDARDMFDMMPVKDVVAYTIMVGGYCEEGRLDEARALFDEMPKRNVVTWTSMVAGYARNGRVDVARKLFEVMPERNEVSWTAMLMGYTRSGRMREACEIFKAMPGKPVIACNEMILGFGLDGDLDKARCVFEQMKERDEGTWSAMIKVYERKGLASLDHGRQVHAQLVRSKFDQDLYVASVLITMYVKCGDLVKGKQIFDRFPLKDVVMWNSMITGYSQHGLAEETLDVFRDMCFLGVPPDDVTFVGVLTACSYSGMVDQGIEFFESMKYKYQVEPGIEHYACMVDLLGRAGKVNEAMKLIEKMPMEPDAIVWGSLLGACRTHMKLDLAEVAVEKLAQLEPKNAGPYVLLSHMYATKGRWRDVEVLRGKIKARSVIKLPGCSWIEVEKKVHMFTGGDSKGHPEQPVIMKMLEKLGGLLREAGYCPDGSFVLHDVDEEEKTHSLGYHSEKLAVAYGLLKVPNGMPIRVIKNLRVCGDCHSAIKLIAKVTGREIILRDANRFHHFKDGYCSCKDYW from the exons ATGTTGAGTCACACTCTTCGCCATGCAACCTCACGTTATCGACGACGCTTCTTCCCCACCATCATCATGCAACTCTTTAGAACACACTGCACCGCCACCACCAACCTCATCTCCCACTTCGCACGCACCGGTCAAATCTCCCACGCCCACAAGGTGTTCGACCAAATTCCCCAACCGCAACGAACTACTGCTTCCTGGAACGCCCTCATATCCGGTTACTTCCAAACCCGCCAACCCCACTTGGCCCTCCAACTGTTCGACCAAATGCCCCAACGGAACACTGTGTCCTTTAACACCTTAATTTCCGGGTTCATAAAGAACAGGATGATTGTTGAATCCAGGAGAGTTTTTGACACAATGCCAGACCGGAATGTGGTTTCGTGGACTTCGATGGTCCGTGGTTATGTTCAAATGGGTATGCTTGAAGAGGCTGAAGCATTGTTTTGGCAGATGCCAGATAAGAATGTGGTGTCTTGGACTGTGATGCTTGGTGGGTTGTTGCAGAGTGGGCGTTTTGAGGATGCACGTGACATGTTTGATATGATGCCCGTTAAGGATGTTGTGGCATATACGATTATGGTTGGTGGATACTGTGAAGAGGGGCGTCTGGATGAAGCGAGGGCATTGTTTGATGAGATGCCGAAGAGGAATGTGGTGACTTGGACTAGCATGGTTGCCGGGTATGCGAGAAATGGGCGTGTGGATGTTGCAAGGAAATTGTTTGAGGTGATGCCCGAGAGGAATGAGGTGTCATGGACGGCAATGCTTATGGGGTATACTAGGAGTGGGAGGATGAGGGAGGCTTGTGAGATTTTCAAGGCAATGCCGGGGAAGCCTGTTATTGCATGTAATGAGATGATCTTGGGATTTGGACTTGATGGGGATCTGGATAAGGCAAGATGTGTGTTTGAGCAAATGAAGGAGAGGGATGAGGGGACTTGGAGTGCCATGATCAAGGTTTATGAAAGGAAAGG CTTAGCAAGTCTTGATCATGGGAGACAGGTTCATGCCCAGTTGGTGAGATCTAAGTTTGATCAAGATTTGTATGTTGCCTCAGTGTTGATCACAATGTATGTTAAGTGTGGTGATCTTGTGAAAGGAAAACAGATTTTTGACAGATTTCCTTTGAAAGATGTAGTTATGTGGAATTCTATGATCACAGGTTATTCCCAGCATGGTTTGGCAGAGGAAACTTTAGATGTCTTCCGTGACATGTGCTTCTTGGGAGTTCCACCAGATGATGTTACCTTTGTTGGAGTTCTTACAGCTTGTAGCTACAGTGGCATGGTAGATCAAGGGATTGAATTTTTTGAGTCAATGAAATACAAATATCAAGTGGAACCAGGAATCGAACACTATGCTTGCATGGTTGATTTGCTGGGTCGAGCAGGCAAGGTAAATGAAGCAATGAAACTAATAGAAAAGATGCCAATGGAACCAGATGCTATTGTTTGGGGTTCACTGTTAGGTGCATGCAGAACCCACATGAAGCTGGATTTGGCTGAAGTCGCAGTGGAGAAGCTTGCTCAGCTAGAGCCCAAAAATGCTGGGCCGTATGTCCTGCTCTCGCATATGTATGCCACCAAAGGAAGATGGAGGGATGTTGAAGTCCTTAGGGGAAAAATAAAAGCCAGGAGTGTTATCAAATTGCCTGGCTGCAGTTGGATTGAGGTGGAGAAGAAGGTACATATGTTCACAGGAGGAGACAGCAAGGGCCACCCCGAACAGCCAGTTATTATGAAAATGTTGGAGAAGTTAGGTGGATTGTTAAGGGAAGCCGGGTACTGTCCGGATGGTAGCTTTGTGCTACATGATGTGGATGAGGAAGAGAAGACACATAGCTTGGGTTATCATAGTGAAAAACTAGCTGTAGCATATGGTCTCCTAAAAGTGCCTAATGGGATGCCAATTAGAGTCATAAAAAATTTGCGGGTTTGTGGCGATTGCCATTCTGCAATCAAATTGATTGCTAAAGTCACTGGAAGAGAAATTATTTTGAGGGATGCTAATAGATTTCACCATTTTAAGGATGGTTACTGTTCTTGCAAGGATTATTGGTGA
- the LOC107639734 gene encoding pentatricopeptide repeat-containing protein At1g56690, mitochondrial-like isoform X1, with protein MLSHTLRHATSRYRRRFFPTIIMQLFRTHCTATTNLISHFARTGQISHAHKVFDQIPQPQRTTASWNALISGYFQTRQPHLALQLFDQMPQRNTVSFNTLISGFIKNRMIVESRRVFDTMPDRNVVSWTSMVRGYVQMGMLEEAEALFWQMPDKNVVSWTVMLGGLLQSGRFEDARDMFDMMPVKDVVAYTIMVGGYCEEGRLDEARALFDEMPKRNVVTWTSMVAGYARNGRVDVARKLFEVMPERNEVSWTAMLMGYTRSGRMREACEIFKAMPGKPVIACNEMILGFGLDGDLDKARCVFEQMKERDEGTWSAMIKVYERKGYELEALDLFARMQREGVALNFPSLISVLSVCTSLASLDHGRQVHAQLVRSKFDQDLYVASVLITMYVKCGDLVKGKQIFDRFPLKDVVMWNSMITGYSQHGLAEETLDVFRDMCFLGVPPDDVTFVGVLTACSYSGMVDQGIEFFESMKYKYQVEPGIEHYACMVDLLGRAGKVNEAMKLIEKMPMEPDAIVWGSLLGACRTHMKLDLAEVAVEKLAQLEPKNAGPYVLLSHMYATKGRWRDVEVLRGKIKARSVIKLPGCSWIEVEKKVHMFTGGDSKGHPEQPVIMKMLEKLGGLLREAGYCPDGSFVLHDVDEEEKTHSLGYHSEKLAVAYGLLKVPNGMPIRVIKNLRVCGDCHSAIKLIAKVTGREIILRDANRFHHFKDGYCSCKDYW; from the coding sequence ATGTTGAGTCACACTCTTCGCCATGCAACCTCACGTTATCGACGACGCTTCTTCCCCACCATCATCATGCAACTCTTTAGAACACACTGCACCGCCACCACCAACCTCATCTCCCACTTCGCACGCACCGGTCAAATCTCCCACGCCCACAAGGTGTTCGACCAAATTCCCCAACCGCAACGAACTACTGCTTCCTGGAACGCCCTCATATCCGGTTACTTCCAAACCCGCCAACCCCACTTGGCCCTCCAACTGTTCGACCAAATGCCCCAACGGAACACTGTGTCCTTTAACACCTTAATTTCCGGGTTCATAAAGAACAGGATGATTGTTGAATCCAGGAGAGTTTTTGACACAATGCCAGACCGGAATGTGGTTTCGTGGACTTCGATGGTCCGTGGTTATGTTCAAATGGGTATGCTTGAAGAGGCTGAAGCATTGTTTTGGCAGATGCCAGATAAGAATGTGGTGTCTTGGACTGTGATGCTTGGTGGGTTGTTGCAGAGTGGGCGTTTTGAGGATGCACGTGACATGTTTGATATGATGCCCGTTAAGGATGTTGTGGCATATACGATTATGGTTGGTGGATACTGTGAAGAGGGGCGTCTGGATGAAGCGAGGGCATTGTTTGATGAGATGCCGAAGAGGAATGTGGTGACTTGGACTAGCATGGTTGCCGGGTATGCGAGAAATGGGCGTGTGGATGTTGCAAGGAAATTGTTTGAGGTGATGCCCGAGAGGAATGAGGTGTCATGGACGGCAATGCTTATGGGGTATACTAGGAGTGGGAGGATGAGGGAGGCTTGTGAGATTTTCAAGGCAATGCCGGGGAAGCCTGTTATTGCATGTAATGAGATGATCTTGGGATTTGGACTTGATGGGGATCTGGATAAGGCAAGATGTGTGTTTGAGCAAATGAAGGAGAGGGATGAGGGGACTTGGAGTGCCATGATCAAGGTTTATGAAAGGAAAGGGTATGAGTTAGAAGCATTAGATTTGTTTGCTAGGATGCAGAGAGAAGGTGTCGCATTGAATTTTCCCTCATTAATCAGTGTTCTTTCTGTGTGTACCAGCTTAGCAAGTCTTGATCATGGGAGACAGGTTCATGCCCAGTTGGTGAGATCTAAGTTTGATCAAGATTTGTATGTTGCCTCAGTGTTGATCACAATGTATGTTAAGTGTGGTGATCTTGTGAAAGGAAAACAGATTTTTGACAGATTTCCTTTGAAAGATGTAGTTATGTGGAATTCTATGATCACAGGTTATTCCCAGCATGGTTTGGCAGAGGAAACTTTAGATGTCTTCCGTGACATGTGCTTCTTGGGAGTTCCACCAGATGATGTTACCTTTGTTGGAGTTCTTACAGCTTGTAGCTACAGTGGCATGGTAGATCAAGGGATTGAATTTTTTGAGTCAATGAAATACAAATATCAAGTGGAACCAGGAATCGAACACTATGCTTGCATGGTTGATTTGCTGGGTCGAGCAGGCAAGGTAAATGAAGCAATGAAACTAATAGAAAAGATGCCAATGGAACCAGATGCTATTGTTTGGGGTTCACTGTTAGGTGCATGCAGAACCCACATGAAGCTGGATTTGGCTGAAGTCGCAGTGGAGAAGCTTGCTCAGCTAGAGCCCAAAAATGCTGGGCCGTATGTCCTGCTCTCGCATATGTATGCCACCAAAGGAAGATGGAGGGATGTTGAAGTCCTTAGGGGAAAAATAAAAGCCAGGAGTGTTATCAAATTGCCTGGCTGCAGTTGGATTGAGGTGGAGAAGAAGGTACATATGTTCACAGGAGGAGACAGCAAGGGCCACCCCGAACAGCCAGTTATTATGAAAATGTTGGAGAAGTTAGGTGGATTGTTAAGGGAAGCCGGGTACTGTCCGGATGGTAGCTTTGTGCTACATGATGTGGATGAGGAAGAGAAGACACATAGCTTGGGTTATCATAGTGAAAAACTAGCTGTAGCATATGGTCTCCTAAAAGTGCCTAATGGGATGCCAATTAGAGTCATAAAAAATTTGCGGGTTTGTGGCGATTGCCATTCTGCAATCAAATTGATTGCTAAAGTCACTGGAAGAGAAATTATTTTGAGGGATGCTAATAGATTTCACCATTTTAAGGATGGTTACTGTTCTTGCAAGGATTATTGGTGA